The Daphnia magna isolate NIES linkage group LG6, ASM2063170v1.1, whole genome shotgun sequence genome segment CTGGTTCAAATACCAAACATCTATGAAATGGACAAAGCTTTCCAGCATTCTTCGCCCGATCAAGATACCGCAGGCAACTGCACCCATAGCAAAAAATGCTGACACAATTTGGAAATAAACACAGGTTTTTTTCAACAGCTGATGGTTATCTAGTAGTGAGAAAGAGTCTTGCTCACCTTGTTCGATGTAGTGAGCCATCACGAGAGTGGGAACCTGCAGAgctgtaaaaataaaattgaatgaatgcaaggtttttcttttaaataagcAACACTATCAAGTATAATACGGTCTTTCCGTTTACCAGGTGCGAAATAGTTTAGTATGCGTGACCAGATTCGAGGCTGCAGCAATAATGCCAAACAATCAAACCGAAAGAAAAGATCGAGGTCACCGTATCGTTGCTGTACCTTTTCGTTTAGATTTTCTTCTTGCTCTAATTCATTCAAACTAATGTTTGAGAATATTGTACAAACGGTCTAATTATAGTTATAAAAAAACACGAtaactaaaaacacaaaaaaaaattcaacacaAAACAAAGGCACAGGCTTTATTTCTGCCTCGTCTAACAAGTGGCCGACCACTTTTTTGACAACTCCTTCCCAAAGCTGCTAAACAGCAACCTTTTCCACATCACaagaatttcgtttttcttttttcccttggagcttcgaaagaaaaaggtaaataCAATATTTGTCGGCAAGCCCTCTAGGGTTGCAGCATAccccgaaagaaaaagaaaaaaaaaaacaaggtcCAAAATAccgataataataaaaagaaaaacaggaacTTGCCAACTTGGTCTTGGTTCTTCCCGTTACATTCAACGCTGCACGGTTGCGTTTTACTTGTCAAAAATTGTAACCACTAGGAAAAATTTGACGATGAGGTTTACCGACATTGCAGTCTCTGCGATAACACCCAACCAACTATGACGTCAGGGCGATTGTTTATGAAAAGAATGATATCAGCGAAAGAATGTGTGCCTAGCATTATTGTAGTTTTGCAATAAAAATACACTGGGTTGACATTTGTCTCAGCTGAATGATTAACGAGACAAGGAGGAATGTCAATGACAACTGACTTATTTCTCTGAAGCGACTGCTGTTGATAATTTCTCGGACTGAGGGTTCTTGAGTGTCTGgatttcttatatttttctttctttgtgaaatttgaaacttATTCCACTGCATGAATCACGAATTTCATCCGATATTTTGTTCCACTAGAAGCATTATTGGattataaaatcaaatatcaAAGAACttatttcctttttgcttCAACGATTCCAATCGCGAAACACGCCCTTTGGCACATTTATCGATAGACGGATGTAACTTAACGTATAGTGTGCTGAATATTTCCCTTACAAAATTACGcgcacaaaaaataaaaattccatCCTACTTGCAAATGCGCGCCGGGACTTGATAAGTTGGCGACCTGAGAGACATAGAGGCGGACATTCTGAATGCCACCGTTACTGATGGCACAATAACAGTTATTAAATTCACACATTTCCACATTTCAAACTGTTGAATCAACTTATGGAGCTACGTTGTTTACATCTCATCGTAGACTACGGCTCGACTTTATTGGCATAATTTCCTTCAATTGAAAGAGGATTTTCTTGACTTTCTGttacaataaacaaacaaTACATCATCTACTGCAACAATGAAGCACTTGGAACTCGACTACGATAGCAAGTCGTTCAAAAGTGTCGTGTTCCCCGAAATGCGGCGATATCGGGCACGGGATTATCCCGTTTCGTGGGCGTatagagaaataaaacaagaaaggAAGAGGTAATAAAAAGGAATCGTGTGGGATGCTTAGAAGATGAAGTTCATTTGAGCAAAAGTGATAGAATCTCGGGATGTGCGTGCCAAAAATGCACCACTCAGTCGTCCACATTTATAGGAGCCATggttcattttttgtgttgcCAATCATGTCTTGTCTCGATTCTCGAAATGACATCTGCGAAAAAAACGTGCCTATGCAAGCGAAGAATCGAGAGCTCCTCTGCACTCGACTGGGATCGATCGCTTTTCTCGGCTTTTTTATAGTCATGGACTATTTCATCATACAATTAATAATAAGGAAAGCCACCGATTCTTATGGTCATCAGTCATGACCTATCACGTCTTTTgggtctttttttcttcttattcccTATCCCAAATTTAAAAGTtgtaaaacatttttaaaaagagtgTGAATCGATCGGTAACTATTCGTGAAGCATCCACCTTTCGAATGGAAGCCGTAAATCTTGAGGAGGACTAATAGGGTTGAAGAGGTGTTGGATAACTTTGCCGTTGGATTGGCTGTTATGGCTATGGAACGTCTACCAGCTACCCTTTTTCCCCCGCTGCAAGTTCAAGCCGccctgaaagaaattaaatctgTGCTGCCGTCAGGATGGTCCTTGAGTCCATCCATCCAGAAGGGCGATGTCTGGAAAGTGTACACTGAAGCTAAAGTAGTCGTGGCTGCGGTTAATAATGGtcttagaatttttattcatttacctgtttttgagtttccttttcgttttacaCTCTATAAAGTAATCAGTTTGCCGCGCCCTATAGAAAATGCCACACAAGGTGCACAATTTTATCCTCTTCCACCATTTCTTGCCGTAGCAACTGATAGACAAGCCTTTGTAGAGTTATCAGCAGACGATGCATTTCGTTGTTTAATGTCACCGGCTTTAATTTGTCCGATAAGTAGCGCTATTAATCGGAAACACAGGGAACCCGGGTGTGCaatgtctttgtttgttaaggaCGAGGCCCGTAGTCGCACCCAGTGCACGACTCATGTGTCACCTTGGCTTGGCCAACAAACTGTATATCTAGGCCATAGGAGGTGGGGTTATTCAACTACTGAAgatacaacaataacaataacttgcccgcaaagtcgtgaaaaggttaacactttaattagaagaaaaccttttgatgtctttgaaGTTCCAATGTCGTGTACTGCACACCTGGATAATTGGATTTTTCAGGCAAGCTTCAGGAAGAATGTCAAGTATACACTGAACAACGCGTCACTGCCGTCACTCACTGAGCTTGAAAAAGTAGGGCAGGTTTTGAAAGCGCCTGAGGCTAGTGAGACTATActagaaagggagggggggacaAGAACCCAGAAAAGCCAGCCGATACTGACGCGCCGTGCGATGATTCAAGGTCGCGTAGCCCTCATGGGGGAACATCTGCGTATCattgaggaagaagagaaagctaGACGGGGCGCGGGGCAACCCGAAACAGTTCGGTACCCGTTCGAATTGGTAGCAGTTATAGCGattttattctttggtttGGGAGCAAGTCTGTTCGTTTATTTACGTCAAACCGGGGCAACCATAAAAGCCTTGACTCAACGCATAGTCGAATTGGAAGGTCGATTGACTATTCATGAGGCCGAGGTGGAAGAGCGTTTATAACCGTTACCCGAcccgttgtatttgtttttgtttttctctctctctctcccctatTCTGTAAGGAATTATTCGaattgctgaaattattttggtgtttcttgtgtaacttttctttttcttctcaatagctatttgtagctgttattttgtttcatgcttgttttattggtaatttgattttttttttatgttttgcaTTAATGTCCATTGGTTCTACCAGTAACCCTTCTAGCATTTGTTGTGAcatttgtttacattgaattttgcattcatttgttttcactaacttttggctaaaaattgtttctttgcactgatttttttttttttggccgaaaattgcTCGTGTCTCTTATGTTTTGgggtttatgtttatttttctccttgtttttGGTCGTAATAGTGCGATCGGGACGAGTCGCAGGCTGAAGGGGGGGatgtagcgttcacgcatcgttgtaagagaactctcgccatccgttataactgtaacggatagacaaacgaccgacggaagtgtcattcgagtgtcatccgattgctgatgcatTTGGATTCATCGACTGaccctttcccacgcctgtaagactataaatgggactgtagtgtagaccttgGGGGCGAGTAGTTAGATAGAACAGTTACGTTTACTTTGTGTAATGCTTAAGTGTTGAAGTGATTGAATACACCTTATTGATtcaccgaacccatcggcgataactcgttacaatATGTCTAATATTACTTACGTAAGACCTAATCAACTCAGTCCATTGGGCGTGATAAATAAGCTTTCCAGTTGGACACCTTGGAACGTCTTCAACCGTAATGGTTTATAATATCCGGTGCCACCGTGCAGTAAATAAGATTCTTTCCTAGGTATTAATAATTGAATTGATAACATTTGTCACGGTCTGCATGCTTTGGATGAAagtgaataataataataaacgtTTTATGTCCTTTATTCCTACTGATATGATTTCGTCGCACAGCGATCGATATTGCCACAACTGATTACGATCTCACGCCTCAAGAGCCGGCTGACCACCACGCCTAGATATAAGAGAGAGCATGGACTCAATTTTTAAGGACGTCAATCATTGATACAGAGCAACTCACCGCAACATAAAAGCAACGGAAAGCTCAATATCAATCCATTTTTCAACTTTAGTGAGACGTGAACAGCGAGTATCCAATTTTACCGTAATGGATGAAATAGAAAGCACGTGAATACTCTCCAGaatagaaattaaaattaaCCTTGAAGACAGAAAATGATTAAATGCATTGTTTGAAGGAGCTGCACCTGTGAATAACAAAATCTTCACAGAAGTTATTCATAGCAATACAGTGTTTGTGTggaccaaaaagaaaagagtcaaACAGCTCCACATCAAGATCTGATGTGCATTACACTGTCGCAGAAAAACTAGCACAGGAAACTACTGAAATTAAAGAACACATCAAATTATTGGATGCATGAACGACTCACAAGAAGAACCTTAACCACCAAGAACTAAATAGCACTGGAGCAAGGCCACAAGCTTAAAATGGTGAGGATCATCAATGGGAAAACAGAGAAATAaccaaaattatttaattaccATAAGGACCATTTATTACCCTGTATACCTTAACTATTTACCATAAAAGTTGGCAAAAGAATCAGATGAACGTTAGACAGACATTCAGTCTACGAAGTGTTGTTCTACAGTACTTCAAACGCAAACACCACTTAATCAAACAACGCGACAGTGTAAGCACAACCCACACACGTACACAATTTGACAGTAAAGTGCCAAATgtttaacattttaaaatcttAAAGATGACCTGAATACACGTTGTTGACCCTGACTTTCAGTAGGCGTGGTTTGGAGTTTCTTGACAAACTCTAGCTGGTAACTTTCGAACAGAATGAGATTTGAGTTTGAAGTAGTTGagtttttttagttattcTAGAGGTTGCCATACTGTATCCAAATTATTCGTGCACGTCATAGCCTGTGGGAAATTTACTGGTGATTCAAGTATACCTGTAATCGTCCGAAATTCAGCCATTTCAAAGAATTTCCTTTAACAACCCGACCATGAGCATCTGGCCACAAAAAGGGCTGTTTTATGATTAGCTGCGCCATTTTGTTTGAGTGGCGCAAAAATAACGTACTGAGTGGATATGGACGACAAAGTGGATGGATTAAAGTACGCGTTGAGACACAAATAGCCTGTGGATTTTTGTCATAGTAAAGATGGGATTTCAATGGGCCTATAAAAGGCAGGCTATTGTGATGATCTTGAtgtttctatttattttatgtaaGAATTTGAGTGCATTCAGATTTCCTCTCAAAACTTTCTGTGTTTATCGCCAAATATTGTTATTTGACATCATTTCACCTTTTCAGACTGGAAGATATGAAACActcaaggtaaaaaaaaaattaataaatgtgtttcttattattttaccCCGGGATGTGGTAACCTCACTTTCAATAATTCTTATTCCACAGGAATACGTCACGCGTTCCTGATAACTCGTGTTTCATCAGGAAGTTCCTGTCTGGAAATATTTCGGTAGATTCTCTCACTCGGTTGTCAATCATTTCAATTAGGGTGTGAAATCGTACAATTAATTGCGCGGTCTACTCCCACACTTTGCTTTCTTGGCGTGATGAATGGtgcgagaaaaataaataaatgctcGATAAAATTCTTCAACAGGTTTGCGAAACGAATAGAGACAAAACGAAATGTAAAACTGAACAGGAAAACAAATTAAGTGCTGAAGTTTCAAGGCAAAGCAGAACACCTGCAAGATGAGCTCCAACTAACTGGGTAACCCTTTAATAAACAAACAGAACAATCTCATCAAGTCGTCGAAAGGAACTGTTTTTTGTCTTCGACAAGAGTCTGTTTTTTTAAGCTATTAATAACAAACCTTAAATCCTAGTACGTATAACATGTCGTTTGAagttcttgttttgtttacaacaATATTTTAGAACAGTTTCCTTGTTTCCAGCAACACTCGAGTTCAAAAGCGCCATCTACGAATAGTATGttgacaacaacaaacaaacaacaataaaacaCAATGTTTCTCAACGATCGGAAGATTTGTTTAATTTATATCATTACgtattttatgtatttattaAGATTTGCTATTTATCTTTGAAAGTCATGCAATAAATTCATGATAGGTGTGAGATGTCTAAGGGCGAATACTGGCATGTCATTTATGTGAAAGAAAACTGATTGGACGGGTTTGGTGGGCGTAGTGTTTTACAATTAGCATTTTGTCATCCTTAAGGTGAATCGTCAGCTTCGTTTACTACGTATCTTGCCCAAATAATTGTTCTTTTGGCACCTGTTACACCGCACTGAAATCCGGCAAGTGCTGACGTTGAAAACGAGTCTGGATGGATCTAGTAGAACGCCACAGTAGCAGCAGCAATCCACTGGAATATTTCTGCATACCCCCACATTGAACATAATTTCAGTCATGTCAATTACACTGGGAGGAAACAAATTTACCTGTGACTGATCTCTTTACAGCGTGATTCGTTGAAAGAAGTTGAGGTTGATGGGGTCGAGAACAACTTTGACGTGGCCATCTCGTACGACTTACCAACtactactaagcctacgaaGCAAAAGGGGGGAAAGTATTAGCCCCCATTTAGAGGAGGTAGAggaacattttgttttgctcaTAGTGTTCAAGGTTAACCTGGGGCTAAACACAAATAAGTGGGTGTAACCATTTTGCCTCCCCCGGTGTGAACCATCAACTCTAGGAATCTCTGAAGTACTCTTCTGCTTGCGGAGAAGGGTCACAGCTTGGCTGTCAATTTCAAATCCTACAACTAGTACACTGCATTTCATCGATTCCAATGGGAAAAACGAGCGCAAATTTCTTTCAAGAGATCCACCCACCTGTTTTTCTGGCAATCACGAAAAAACGGAGCCAACGCATTGAAACCTAAGGCTTCTTTCGTCTCCGTTCCAAAAGCGATTCTATTTCACATAGAACATTTTTTACAGACAAGATTATCATGATCTTTTTGGATTGGATAAACAGCTTGTCCCAGATCAAAATCGCAGCGATTTTTTGGCCGTTTGATGGACTGCCGGATCTAGTTTATCTGTAATCGaataaacttttaaaaaaagaaccaaaagATAAAGTAGAATTGTTCAAGAAACTTACAAATCTTATGTTGGCCTTTGTTGGGAAATTTGACAAACAACTCGTGTGGATTTTCGCAAATAAACACGTACGGTGACTCGCTCTCTCCGTTTGGGTATTGCACTCTGTACTCTTCTTGCGGCAAAACATCCACCACTTCAACGCAGCCCAACAAGCAACCGATCGGATAATTTTGTGGGAAAGTCAAATCATTTTTCCCATAAAGATTCTTGTAGAAACTTTCCAGTTGTTTTATTTCCTCGGCTAGTGGCTCTTTCACAGTCGAAGCGATCCACAGTCTTCCGCGATGGGATGAGTACCACGTCCGACCCTCGTGTCTAAACGGAAGTTGATTAAGAATTTACTCTACCAAGATGaagagctacgcgtgttactTTTTTATCCCAGCCACTAGAAGAGAAGCATAGGGTTGATGCATGCTAAGACATTTTCCGGGATCGCTCATTTTCTGAAGTTCGGCGTCCTGCACCCGGACTTTTTCGTCGTTCTTGCTTATCGTTGCTCGATTGGGTTGAGAAGATGAATTATCCAAGACGGTATCGTActaatcaaattttaaaaatagctTCAAATGCAATTCAAAGATGGAATTAAAGTGTTGGTTTTTACAATGGGTCGCGGGAATGCCAGTGCGGGATTTACGGCATACTCGTCATAGTATTCCTTTCGTTCTTCTTGAAATTGTTGCTCCTCAAACAGCTCTTCATACGTACTTTGTTCTTCTATCACTTGGCGACCTGTAAAAAAGTGATGTTATGACGGAGAAATGAGGAGATTAAGATTTAAGAATTTTACCGGCAAAGTCGAGGGTAACTTTCATCCCTCTCCTAGATCCGTGACGACTTTCTCGCAATTCACGTTCTTTACTTCTAAGGGCATCTCGCTGTTTCGGATTCAACCACTTGTTGCCATCAGCATTAAAGTAATCGGATTCGTCATCTATTACGCGAGTTCGATGTTCACTATCAAACGAAAAACCATTTCAATTTCGTACCGTTTTCCTGCTACGTAATGAACTGCCATCAAACCTGGTTCTGTCAAATTCcaaaagtttttctttgtggGCCATGGCTGTAGTGAATGCCTTATCTGGAAGTGCAGCAGTTCCATCTAAAAAGCCTTTTCCAGACTGTTTTGAACGTTGCGGAGCGGGCTTATTGGCTTGAGAGTATGTTTCCTTTTCATTGGCAGGCATCTTTTTGGACAAAAGACATTTGTCAAACCATTAGATATAATTGAGAAAAATCTGTTACATTTTCAGTGCAGAATATGCAAGGCCCAGGTCCTTCCTGGGAACAAATCACTCTGCCACACTCTAAGCAATTTCTTATAAGACTATGCTTTGAGGCCTGACATTCACATCTGATCAAACATTTGTTTAGGTATGGCAAAAAACAGATTGGATTTTGTAATGGAATCACATACTTGTGCTGTCCTGGTAGTGtcattatttcttttgcttgcCCTTCTTTAGAAAACAGATTGATTTGCTTCACCCTTTTCTTTGGCTGCTGTGTGTTGGAAACTTCCCGTTGTGGCTTGGTGCCCTGATGGCCTGCTAATCCAGTTTTATTTTGTCCCTTACCAGTGGACTTTTCAATGGAATGACCTAAGCGATTCAAAAGAACTTCAACGAATCTTCTGTGTTCGGGTTTGGAAAGATCGAGCATTGACTGCAAATAGTCTTCTACATCGCGGCTATTCTCCATCGACATCAAGTATCTACAATAAGCAATTGAGGTAAGATTAGACAAAGATGTGTATGCATTACGTTTAACGTACAAATATTACTGAGCAATATCTTGATACTCTTCTTGTGTTACGGCGAATTCCAAAAGCCTAGACAATTCATTGCAAATCCAAGAGCTGGTTGTTGTAGACATTCTACAATTTTAAATCCTTTTCGTTTCCTTTTGGAGTCAAcccttattttttctttaatcagCCCTGAAAGTCGAAACTGCCGATTTGTTGATCCGCTGCTAATGGCACCTAGCGACGATAATAGAAAGCTATAACTGCAGTCCGGTGCCATATTAATAATACAAAGTTTGAaagtaaagaagaagaaaacatgacATTATTGTCAAGAGAAAAAAGTCTCCATCTCTGAAACTTCAATCCAGTTCTTAAAATGATACGTGAAATGCTGTTTATGCTGAGTGGTCAGCCAGGTgcactttttgttttgacggATAACGGTCAATTTGAAATGTGTTCAGGAATTGCCGACGTTGGCTTGTGTCAgtctgaaaaagaaatcattaaACCTTTGCTCAAAATCGGCTCAAATGTTGCCTTTCTTAGCAACTTTgcagaagaaataaaaagtgaTAGTCTTTACTTGGACGTCGTACAGCAATCCATATCTAAATATGTGACCGAGTTTCAAGAAGAACTTGTAGAAATTGAAATAGCTATCCTGGAAGGATCAGAAATTTTGGGGATCACCGGTATCCATTCAAGGATTATGCCATTTACCCTACAGCTTGAGTACTTGAAAGAATTGGTTGATGCCATCAAGCTGCAAAAAGGGAATTGTCTGTTGATTGATACTATCCAACATTACCGTGACCATTGTGGTGTCTCCAGGATTATTGCTACATTTCAAGAAATTTACAATACTTGCCTTAAAGTTCTCCACAAACAATTAGTATCTTGGATGTTGTTTGGGAAACTTTTGGATCCCTATAATGAATTTTTCATCCAAGTAGATGATTCCAAACGTTTTGTCATAACCGGGGAAATGATACCCAGTTGTTTGACTGTCTCCCTTGCTCAGcaagttttgtttgttggaGAATCAGTGGTGGCCCTAACTGAAGCCCAAGATCTAAGCGAAGAAGACTGGGAGTTCATGGGTAAGCTCCAAAAGATTCCGTTCGAAAATGTCGTGGAAATTATTCAACAATGCCGTGACCAAATGGCCAAAAGGCTTTGGAACCTGGTTACCGAAAAGGACCGACTGAATCGCAGCTTGAACATGATACTTAACACTTTCTTGATGAAGAAGGGAGACATTTTTGCCTACTTTATCCGTCAAACGGAAAATATCTTTGATGGACAGTTCTCTTCCGCACAGTTAGCATCGAATCAATTTGCCTTACAACAAAGGCTGATGAACTCTCTTAAAAAATACCTGGACGAAGATGAGACCGAAATTGAACGGTTGTCGATGAATATCACACCAGACACACCAGGACAAGGATGGGACCGTGTTTTCCTCGATTACAAGTAAGTCATTTGCCAAAACCCAATTTCTAAACAAGTTACCCATATTATACTTTAATTCTAGGACTGAATGGCCTCTCGGCGTGCTGATATTCACGCCTGAAACAATGGAGACGTACAACAGGATTTTTCGCCTTCTCTTGAATCTGCGACG includes the following:
- the LOC116924694 gene encoding activating signal cointegrator 1; this translates as MSTTTSSWICNELSRLLEFAVTQEEYQDIAQYLMSMENSRDVEDYLQSMLDLSKPEHRRFVEVLLNRLGHSIEKSTGKGQNKTGLAGHQGTKPQREVSNTQQPKKRVKQINLFSKEGQAKEIMTLPGQHKCECQASKHSLIRNCLECGRVICSQEGPGPCIFCTENMPANEKETYSQANKPAPQRSKQSGKGFLDGTAALPDKAFTTAMAHKEKLLEFDRTSEHRTRVIDDESDYFNADGNKWLNPKQRDALRSKERELRESRHGSRRGMKVTLDFAGRQVIEEQSTYEELFEEQQFQEERKEYYDEYAVNPALAFPRPIYDTVLDNSSSQPNRATISKNDEKVRVQDAELQKMSDPGKCLSMHQPYASLLVAGIKKHEGRTWYSSHRGRLWIASTVKEPLAEEIKQLESFYKNLYGKNDLTFPQNYPIGCLLGCVEVVDVLPQEEYRVQYPNGESESPYVFICENPHELFVKFPNKGQHKIYKLDPAVHQTAKKSLRF
- the LOC116924693 gene encoding gamma-tubulin complex component 4, with product MIREMLFMLSGQPGALFVLTDNGQFEMCSGIADVGLCQSEKEIIKPLLKIGSNVAFLSNFAEEIKSDSLYLDVVQQSISKYVTEFQEELVEIEIAILEGSEILGITGIHSRIMPFTLQLEYLKELVDAIKLQKGNCLLIDTIQHYRDHCGVSRIIATFQEIYNTCLKVLHKQLVSWMLFGKLLDPYNEFFIQVDDSKRFVITGEMIPSCLTVSLAQQVLFVGESVVALTEAQDLSEEDWEFMGKLQKIPFENVVEIIQQCRDQMAKRLWNLVTEKDRLNRSLNMILNTFLMKKGDIFAYFIRQTENIFDGQFSSAQLASNQFALQQRLMNSLKKYLDEDETEIERLSMNITPDTPGQGWDRVFLDYKTEWPLGVLIFTPETMETYNRIFRLLLNLRRIQLNLNGLWKNLALLDKPVLELRWNLQHILIHLSQYIQIDVIEVQKSIMDRQIDQCHDFDKFRAAHANFLVVIAAQTFLHVPAMQACFKDLIHLALKFCGLFKNDRPKAFLSVVAELNLEFERLMQLLFSLLNGMYQQSSGTTMEPIAQLLLRLDFNYYLTEGLQRKTNQLLEI